One genomic window of Paraburkholderia phytofirmans PsJN includes the following:
- the panE gene encoding 2-dehydropantoate 2-reductase produces the protein MRILVVGAGAVGGYFGGRLAAAGQDVTFLVRPGRAEKLKRDGLVISSVRGDLKLPDPQTILAGVSAEPFDLVLLSCKAFSLDDAIDSFAPLVGESTLILPMLNGMRHMEVLNEKFGAARVLGGQCVIAATLNAEQHIVHLNDTHAITFGEQAGGASERVQAIAEAMGDANFDAVISDNILLRMWEKWVFLATLAGGTCLMRGSVGDILAAPDGKRVIENLLGECRAVAEHNGFTMGPDFDARATQTLFTPSPLTASMLRDVENHSHTEADHILGDLISRGGDAQKGEHGLSLLRIAYSHLKTYEARQARTS, from the coding sequence ATGCGAATTCTAGTAGTAGGGGCGGGCGCCGTAGGCGGCTATTTCGGCGGGCGTCTCGCAGCGGCGGGCCAGGACGTGACCTTCCTCGTGCGTCCCGGCCGGGCGGAAAAGCTCAAGCGTGACGGGCTTGTCATCAGCAGCGTACGCGGCGATCTCAAGCTGCCCGATCCGCAGACGATTCTCGCCGGCGTCAGCGCCGAGCCCTTCGATCTCGTGCTGCTGAGCTGCAAAGCCTTCAGTCTCGACGACGCGATCGATTCCTTCGCGCCGCTCGTCGGCGAGTCGACGCTGATTCTGCCGATGCTCAACGGCATGCGTCATATGGAGGTGCTCAACGAAAAGTTCGGCGCCGCACGCGTGCTGGGCGGGCAATGCGTAATCGCCGCCACGCTCAATGCCGAGCAGCATATCGTGCATCTTAACGACACCCACGCGATCACGTTCGGCGAACAGGCCGGCGGCGCGTCGGAACGTGTTCAGGCAATCGCCGAAGCCATGGGCGATGCGAATTTCGACGCCGTGATCAGCGACAACATCTTGCTGCGCATGTGGGAGAAGTGGGTGTTCCTGGCCACATTGGCGGGCGGCACGTGCTTGATGCGCGGTTCGGTCGGCGATATTCTGGCTGCGCCGGACGGCAAGCGCGTGATCGAGAACCTGCTCGGCGAGTGCCGCGCGGTGGCCGAGCACAACGGCTTCACCATGGGCCCGGACTTCGACGCACGCGCCACGCAAACGCTCTTCACGCCTTCGCCGCTCACCGCGTCCATGTTGCGGGATGTGGAAAATCACTCGCATACCGAGGCGGATCATATTCTCGGCGATCTGATTTCGCGCGGCGGCGACGCGCAAAAGGGCGAGCACGGTTTGTCGTTGCTGCGTATCGCCTATAGTCATCTGAAGACGTATGAAGCGAGGCAGGCCCGCACGTCCTGA
- a CDS encoding ABC transporter substrate-binding protein: protein MKLFKTLAALAALCAFGAAAPAWSQTKTIYIGMNGGPMEKAYTSQVLPDFEKANNVKVVVVPGTSSDILAKLLANKANPQIHVVFLDDGVMARAISMGVCKKLDDAPVLKELYPFARMKDDMGAGVQLGMTGIAYNKKLFAEKGWAPPTSWMDFADPKYKGKVVFQSASSSTFGLHGFLAINRLMGGSEQNVEPGFTKWATTVGPNVVEYVPNSAKISEMVQTGEAGLFPLTPTAVGDLADKGIPVGYVNPKEGPVLLLVDLCVVNNNPDPQLAQKLAQFLLSAPAQTKAAEAGRQIPTNRLAKMTPPMQQSLGNIDDLVHKVTVVDWDTINAHRAQWDTRWNRQIER, encoded by the coding sequence ATGAAACTGTTCAAGACGCTCGCGGCGCTGGCCGCATTATGTGCATTCGGCGCGGCCGCGCCGGCCTGGTCGCAAACCAAGACGATCTACATCGGCATGAATGGCGGCCCGATGGAGAAAGCTTATACGAGCCAGGTGCTGCCCGACTTCGAGAAGGCCAACAACGTGAAGGTGGTGGTGGTGCCGGGCACGTCGTCGGACATTCTCGCCAAGCTGCTCGCCAACAAGGCCAACCCGCAGATTCACGTGGTGTTTCTCGACGACGGCGTAATGGCGCGCGCGATCAGCATGGGCGTGTGCAAGAAGCTCGACGATGCGCCCGTGCTCAAGGAACTCTATCCGTTCGCGCGCATGAAGGACGACATGGGCGCGGGCGTGCAACTCGGCATGACCGGCATCGCGTACAACAAGAAGCTGTTCGCTGAAAAAGGCTGGGCGCCGCCGACCTCATGGATGGATTTCGCCGATCCGAAATACAAAGGCAAAGTGGTGTTCCAGTCGGCGTCGAGCAGTACCTTCGGGCTGCACGGCTTTCTCGCCATCAACCGCTTGATGGGCGGCAGCGAGCAGAACGTGGAACCGGGCTTCACGAAATGGGCAACCACGGTCGGCCCGAACGTGGTCGAGTACGTGCCGAATTCGGCGAAGATTTCCGAAATGGTCCAGACCGGCGAAGCGGGCCTGTTCCCGTTGACGCCGACCGCCGTGGGCGATCTGGCGGACAAGGGCATTCCGGTCGGCTATGTGAATCCGAAAGAAGGCCCGGTGCTGCTGCTGGTCGACCTGTGCGTGGTCAACAACAACCCCGATCCGCAACTGGCGCAGAAGCTCGCGCAATTCCTGCTGTCCGCGCCGGCGCAAACCAAGGCCGCGGAAGCCGGCCGTCAGATTCCCACCAACCGTCTTGCGAAGATGACGCCGCCGATGCAGCAGAGTCTCGGCAACATCGACGATCTGGTGCACAAGGTGACGGTCGTGGATTGGGATACGATCAACGCGCACCGCGCGCAGTGGGACACGCGCTGGAACCGGCAGATCGAGCGCTAG
- a CDS encoding NAD(P)/FAD-dependent oxidoreductase — MSNTLHYDVAIAGGGLVGSSAALALAKRGLRVGLFERRYCGAQASGVNYGGVRCQGRPVEQMPLAIRARRIWDRLPELIGIDGEFTVSGHLRLARSESDLAALQTWADMARDFGLHAQLVSGAAFRQRYPWLGPAAVGGSLCATDGHANPRLVSPAFARAARAAGADVREQTELTDIHHDGTRFQLRAGDLRVSADWLINSAGAWANTVAGYFGETAPMKPIYPNMWVTEPLPLFITHNLGVYGGGIYARQVARGNCVIGGGRGHGDGEYGQPSTDTTRAVMRDACALLPALREALLIRTWSGVEGETPDSNPIIGASRTVPRLLHAFGFSGGGFLLAPGVGEVLADLVADGATVTPLDAFSIGRFAAVATSPVA, encoded by the coding sequence ATGAGTAACACGCTGCATTACGACGTCGCGATTGCGGGCGGCGGCCTGGTCGGTTCATCGGCGGCATTGGCGCTCGCGAAGCGCGGCTTGCGCGTCGGCCTGTTCGAGCGGCGCTATTGCGGCGCGCAGGCAAGTGGCGTGAATTACGGCGGCGTGCGCTGTCAGGGACGGCCGGTCGAACAGATGCCGCTCGCCATTCGCGCACGGCGCATCTGGGACCGCTTGCCGGAGTTGATCGGCATCGACGGCGAGTTCACGGTGTCGGGACATTTGCGCCTCGCGCGTAGCGAAAGCGATCTCGCCGCGCTGCAGACGTGGGCCGACATGGCACGCGATTTTGGACTGCACGCGCAACTCGTCAGCGGCGCGGCGTTCCGCCAGCGCTACCCGTGGCTCGGGCCGGCGGCGGTAGGCGGCTCGCTGTGCGCGACCGACGGCCATGCGAACCCGCGGCTGGTGTCGCCCGCCTTCGCGCGCGCAGCGCGGGCCGCCGGTGCGGACGTGCGCGAGCAAACCGAACTCACCGACATTCATCACGACGGCACGCGTTTTCAACTGCGCGCCGGCGATCTGCGCGTCAGTGCCGACTGGCTCATCAATTCGGCGGGCGCGTGGGCGAATACGGTGGCCGGTTACTTCGGCGAAACCGCGCCGATGAAACCGATCTACCCGAACATGTGGGTCACCGAACCGCTGCCGCTTTTCATCACGCACAACCTGGGCGTGTACGGCGGCGGCATCTACGCGCGGCAAGTGGCGCGCGGCAATTGCGTGATCGGCGGCGGGCGCGGACATGGCGACGGCGAATACGGCCAGCCGTCGACGGACACCACGCGCGCCGTGATGCGCGACGCGTGCGCGCTGCTGCCCGCGCTGCGCGAGGCGCTGCTGATCCGTACGTGGAGCGGCGTGGAGGGCGAAACGCCCGACAGCAATCCGATCATCGGTGCGAGCCGTACCGTGCCGCGTCTGTTGCATGCATTCGGTTTTTCAGGCGGCGGCTTCCTGCTCGCGCCGGGCGTCGGCGAAGTGCTCGCCGATCTCGTCGCCGACGGCGCCACCGTCACGCCACTCGACGCTTTTTCGATTGGCCGTTTTGCTGCTGTCGCGACCTCACCGGTCGCTTAA
- a CDS encoding FAD/NAD(P)-dependent oxidoreductase, translating to MSDERRIVIVGAGPAGVRAAETLVAAGVKPIVIDENARWGGQIYRQPPANGGFERSKKTLYGFEAHKAEALHSTMAALLPHLDYRPDTLAWACEAGRLDTLHAGRELRVPFSHLIIASGATDRVLPVPGWTLPGVYTLGAAQVALKAQGCAIGRRVVLAGTGPLLYLVAYQYVKAGAQVVAVLDTSPFSQQIAAAPKLARLPGTFAKGLYYVGWLKTHGVRIERDVTLVGIRGVDGVQALEWRASREGSPTETIACDAVGVSFGLKPETQLADLAGCRFRFDATNRCWLPEVDPAGRSSVRGLYLAGDGAGIAGADAAELAGRRAALALLDDLGIAHPRGAGMPDAASIERSLKRIAVFREGIETAFAPPANCASQWPDDMTVCRCEEIDAGTLRRCIRGGEANEINRLKALTRVGMGRCQGRMCGEAALTLLAEETGKPLDAVGRLRSQPPVKPIPLAPEMYADDLAEIPAEARDE from the coding sequence ATGAGCGACGAACGCCGCATCGTGATCGTCGGCGCCGGGCCGGCGGGCGTACGCGCCGCCGAGACGCTGGTCGCGGCCGGCGTGAAGCCGATCGTGATCGACGAAAACGCGCGCTGGGGCGGCCAGATCTATCGGCAACCGCCGGCGAACGGCGGCTTCGAGCGCTCGAAAAAAACGCTCTACGGTTTCGAAGCGCACAAGGCCGAAGCCTTGCACTCGACCATGGCCGCGCTTCTGCCTCATCTCGACTATCGTCCCGACACGCTCGCGTGGGCCTGCGAAGCCGGTCGCCTCGATACCTTGCACGCGGGACGCGAACTGCGCGTGCCGTTCTCGCACCTGATCATTGCCAGCGGCGCGACTGACCGCGTGCTGCCGGTGCCGGGCTGGACTCTCCCCGGCGTCTACACGCTCGGCGCGGCCCAGGTCGCGCTGAAGGCGCAAGGCTGCGCGATCGGCCGACGCGTCGTGCTGGCCGGCACCGGACCGTTGTTATATCTCGTGGCGTATCAGTACGTGAAAGCGGGCGCGCAGGTCGTGGCCGTACTCGACACGAGTCCGTTCTCACAGCAGATCGCCGCGGCGCCGAAACTCGCGCGTCTGCCGGGCACGTTCGCCAAAGGTCTGTACTACGTCGGCTGGCTGAAAACGCATGGCGTGCGGATCGAGCGCGATGTGACGCTGGTGGGCATTCGCGGCGTGGATGGTGTGCAAGCGCTCGAATGGCGCGCTTCGCGTGAAGGCTCGCCGACCGAAACCATTGCATGCGACGCGGTCGGCGTGAGCTTCGGCCTGAAACCCGAAACGCAGCTCGCCGATCTCGCGGGCTGCCGCTTCCGTTTCGATGCGACCAACCGGTGCTGGCTGCCTGAAGTCGACCCGGCGGGACGCAGTTCCGTGCGCGGTCTCTATCTTGCCGGCGACGGCGCGGGCATCGCCGGCGCGGACGCCGCCGAACTGGCCGGCCGCCGCGCCGCGCTCGCTTTGCTCGACGACCTCGGCATCGCGCATCCGCGTGGTGCGGGCATGCCCGACGCGGCATCGATCGAGCGTAGTCTGAAACGTATCGCGGTGTTTCGCGAGGGCATCGAAACGGCTTTCGCGCCACCGGCCAACTGCGCGTCGCAATGGCCCGACGACATGACCGTGTGCCGCTGCGAAGAGATCGACGCGGGTACCTTGCGACGCTGCATTCGCGGCGGCGAAGCGAATGAGATCAACCGGCTGAAGGCGCTCACGCGCGTCGGCATGGGCCGCTGCCAGGGGCGCATGTGCGGCGAAGCCGCGCTCACTCTCCTCGCCGAGGAAACCGGCAAGCCGCTCGACGCAGTCGGCCGTTTGCGCAGCCAGCCGCCCGTCAAACCGATTCCGCTCGCGCCGGAAATGTATGCCGACGACCTCGCCGAAATTCCCGCGGAGGCGCGCGATGAGTAA
- a CDS encoding (2Fe-2S)-binding protein, whose amino-acid sequence MSSSDHALMPSTLPSTQNAASQFIRLAETRREPLHFFIDGQEVAALQGDTLLTAVLMQQRRVRESEFSGAPRAGFCLIGACQDCWMRTEDGKRVRACSTPVTEGMRVLTRIAAVVTSAGAADENGEAR is encoded by the coding sequence ATGTCTTCTTCCGACCACGCTCTCATGCCGTCCACGTTGCCGTCCACTCAAAATGCCGCATCGCAGTTCATCCGTTTGGCGGAAACGCGGCGTGAACCGCTGCACTTCTTTATCGACGGCCAGGAAGTCGCCGCACTGCAAGGCGATACGCTGCTGACAGCCGTGCTGATGCAGCAACGCCGCGTGCGCGAAAGCGAATTCAGCGGCGCGCCGCGCGCCGGCTTCTGCCTGATCGGCGCATGTCAGGACTGCTGGATGCGCACCGAAGACGGCAAACGCGTGCGCGCGTGCTCGACGCCCGTGACCGAAGGCATGCGCGTGCTCACCCGGATCGCTGCTGTAGTAACCAGTGCCGGCGCCGCGGACGAAAACGGAGAGGCCCGATGA
- a CDS encoding ABC transporter permease yields MRKNGPIALIFHTLVIAFVLAPLVIVVLVAFTPDETLTLPTHGVSLRWFRAILNYPDFIGAFFNSLKLAFASATLSLIVALPAALAIGRARFPGRSFLNGLLLSPLVIPGLVLGIALLRFFALIGATGSFAWLVLAHMIIITPFVMRLVLASVSGLDRSIEHAAHSLGADPWTTFRRITFPMILPGITGGWLLAFINSFDELTMSIFVTSPQTVTLPVRMYMYATESIDPMMASVSALVIFITGGAMLLLDRVYGLNRILIGQH; encoded by the coding sequence ATGAGAAAAAACGGCCCCATCGCGCTGATCTTCCACACGCTCGTGATTGCGTTCGTGCTCGCGCCGCTCGTGATCGTCGTGCTGGTCGCCTTCACGCCCGACGAAACGCTCACGCTACCCACGCACGGCGTCTCGTTGCGCTGGTTCCGCGCGATTCTCAATTACCCGGATTTCATCGGCGCGTTCTTCAACAGCCTGAAGCTGGCATTCGCTTCGGCGACGCTGTCGCTGATCGTGGCGCTGCCCGCCGCGCTCGCCATCGGCCGTGCGCGTTTTCCGGGGCGCAGCTTTCTCAACGGCCTGCTGCTGTCGCCGCTCGTGATTCCCGGCCTCGTACTCGGCATCGCACTGCTGCGCTTCTTCGCGCTGATCGGCGCAACCGGCTCGTTCGCGTGGCTCGTGCTTGCGCACATGATCATCATCACGCCGTTCGTGATGCGGCTCGTGCTGGCTTCGGTGAGCGGCCTCGACCGCAGCATCGAGCATGCCGCGCACTCGCTCGGCGCCGATCCGTGGACCACGTTTCGCCGCATCACTTTTCCGATGATTCTGCCGGGCATTACCGGCGGCTGGCTGCTGGCCTTCATCAACAGCTTCGACGAATTGACGATGTCGATCTTCGTCACCTCGCCGCAAACCGTCACGCTGCCGGTGCGCATGTACATGTACGCGACCGAATCGATCGATCCGATGATGGCCTCCGTCTCCGCGCTGGTGATCTTCATTACCGGTGGCGCGATGCTGCTGCTCGACCGCGTGTATGGCCTGAACCGCATTCTGATCGGCCAGCACTGA
- a CDS encoding ABC transporter permease, translating into MASTLPAADNPDMKSGNVRRAPWHAFLPLWLMCAPAFLLFVALVLVPLLMTLVLTFYRFDPASGPIAAFQFGNYAEVLSSSYYHTIFLRTFGIAFLVTLLCIVIGTPEAYVLSRMRDPYRSMFLLVILAPLLVSVVVRAFGWSMLLNTNGLVNQAFGLVGLGPYKLEYTTFAIVIALVHVMLPFMVIPVWTALQKLDPQTENAALSLMASPATTLRRIVLPQLTPGILSGSLMVFGLSASAFAIPGLLGGRRLKVAATAVYDEFLGSLNWPLGATIALLLLVANLIVMLTYYRVLERKYTRSLG; encoded by the coding sequence ATGGCTAGTACGCTGCCCGCCGCCGACAATCCCGACATGAAATCCGGCAACGTCCGCCGCGCGCCATGGCACGCGTTTTTGCCGCTCTGGCTGATGTGCGCGCCGGCCTTTCTGCTGTTCGTGGCGCTCGTGCTTGTGCCGCTTCTGATGACGCTGGTGCTGACCTTCTATCGCTTCGATCCGGCCAGCGGACCGATCGCCGCGTTCCAGTTCGGCAATTACGCAGAAGTGCTGAGCTCGTCGTATTACCACACCATCTTTCTGCGCACCTTCGGCATTGCGTTTCTGGTGACGCTGCTGTGCATCGTAATCGGCACGCCGGAAGCGTACGTGCTCTCTCGAATGCGCGATCCGTATCGCTCGATGTTCCTGCTGGTGATTCTCGCGCCGCTGCTCGTTTCGGTGGTAGTGCGGGCGTTCGGCTGGAGCATGCTGCTCAACACCAACGGCCTCGTGAACCAGGCATTCGGTCTGGTCGGACTCGGGCCGTACAAACTCGAGTACACCACCTTCGCGATCGTCATCGCACTCGTGCACGTGATGCTGCCGTTCATGGTGATTCCAGTGTGGACCGCTTTGCAGAAGCTCGACCCGCAAACGGAAAACGCCGCGCTGTCGCTGATGGCGTCGCCCGCCACCACGCTGCGCCGCATCGTTCTGCCGCAACTGACGCCGGGCATTCTGTCGGGCAGCCTGATGGTGTTCGGCTTGTCGGCGAGCGCCTTCGCGATTCCCGGCCTGCTCGGCGGTCGACGCCTGAAAGTGGCCGCCACCGCCGTCTACGACGAATTCCTCGGCTCGCTGAACTGGCCGCTCGGGGCGACCATCGCGCTTCTGCTGCTGGTCGCGAATCTGATTGTGATGCTCACGTACTACCGGGTTCTGGAACGCAAGTACACCCGAAGCCTCGGTTAA
- a CDS encoding ABC transporter ATP-binding protein has protein sequence MSFLTLTDVTKSFGDLQAVADVNLSVEKGEFVSLLGPSGCGKTTTLQMIAGFVETTHGRITLDGRDITHMKPNKRGLGIVFQSYALFPHMSVADNVGFGLEMRNIDKAERKERIREALSLVRLDTLAHRFPRELSGGQRQRVALARAIVIAPPVLLLDEPMSNLDAKLREDMQFELRGIQRKIGTTTIMVTHDQSEALSISDRVVVMEAGRITQIDTPYEAYERPENRFVSQFIGKANMLPGTVVARDGDAIRIDLGHDLAETGHTAQLPARERVVGVGDAVTLCIRPEKLRLCAPNAGRVPATVTSRFFLGSQWLYRLDSRLGEVLVCCQNEGTEPLPEGATVGVDWNSEAIRFIQRDAHHG, from the coding sequence ATGTCGTTCCTCACACTCACGGACGTAACGAAATCGTTCGGCGATCTGCAGGCAGTCGCCGACGTGAACCTGTCGGTGGAAAAAGGCGAGTTCGTTTCGTTGCTCGGGCCGTCCGGCTGCGGCAAGACCACGACCTTGCAGATGATCGCGGGCTTCGTCGAGACGACGCACGGACGCATCACGCTCGACGGCCGCGACATCACGCACATGAAACCGAACAAGCGTGGTCTCGGCATCGTGTTCCAGAGCTACGCGCTGTTTCCGCACATGAGCGTCGCGGACAACGTCGGCTTCGGGCTGGAGATGCGCAACATCGACAAGGCCGAGCGCAAGGAGCGTATTCGCGAAGCGCTGTCGCTGGTGCGCCTCGATACGCTCGCGCATCGCTTTCCGCGCGAACTCTCCGGCGGTCAGCGTCAACGGGTGGCGCTTGCCCGCGCCATTGTGATCGCGCCGCCGGTGCTGCTGCTCGACGAACCGATGTCCAATCTCGACGCCAAACTGCGCGAAGACATGCAGTTCGAACTACGCGGCATTCAACGCAAGATCGGCACGACCACCATCATGGTGACGCACGATCAATCCGAAGCGCTGTCGATCAGCGATCGCGTGGTGGTGATGGAAGCCGGCCGCATTACGCAGATCGACACGCCGTACGAAGCGTACGAGCGCCCGGAAAATCGGTTCGTCTCGCAGTTCATCGGCAAGGCCAACATGCTGCCGGGCACCGTGGTGGCGCGCGACGGCGACGCGATCCGCATCGACCTAGGCCACGATCTCGCCGAGACGGGACACACGGCGCAATTGCCGGCGCGCGAGCGCGTGGTCGGCGTCGGCGACGCGGTGACCTTGTGCATCCGTCCGGAAAAATTGCGGCTGTGCGCACCGAACGCGGGACGTGTGCCGGCCACCGTGACGAGCCGCTTCTTTCTCGGCAGTCAATGGCTGTACCGATTGGACAGCCGCCTTGGCGAAGTGCTGGTGTGCTGCCAGAACGAAGGCACGGAACCGCTGCCCGAAGGCGCGACGGTCGGCGTCGACTGGAACAGCGAGGCGATCCGCTTCATTCAACGGGACGCGCATCATGGCTAG
- a CDS encoding IclR family transcriptional regulator, translating into MNPAAKRDTHPDTADTGSAPGPGMLERAFAVIRALSEAQPDGGRVTRLAKAVGLTQGTVHRILHALIAEGIVEQDESSKLYRLSVDFFALAAQAGNPSGMRTLCRPALLRLCASLGDTIFLLVKSSFDAVCLDICEGPFPIRSFTGDIGGRVALGVGQGSLAILAFLPEAEREEIIRFNVPRIRGYGVLDEVYLRTEIERVRQLGYAGRNSGVLDGMAGVAVPILDRTGVAVAALSVGTLAARLGDDRLPMVVELLRRQADAIGPQTNPFDVALRRPMHGLSRAMTTERITG; encoded by the coding sequence ATGAATCCTGCCGCCAAACGAGATACTCACCCCGACACCGCAGACACAGGCAGCGCTCCCGGCCCCGGCATGTTGGAGCGTGCGTTCGCGGTCATCCGCGCATTGTCCGAAGCGCAACCGGACGGCGGACGCGTCACGCGTCTCGCGAAAGCGGTCGGGCTGACACAGGGCACCGTGCATCGCATCCTGCATGCGCTGATCGCGGAGGGCATCGTCGAGCAGGACGAAAGCTCCAAGCTGTACCGGCTAAGTGTGGATTTTTTCGCGCTCGCGGCGCAGGCCGGCAATCCGAGCGGCATGCGCACGCTATGCCGTCCTGCGTTATTGCGTCTGTGCGCGAGTCTCGGCGATACGATCTTTCTGCTCGTCAAAAGCAGTTTCGACGCGGTGTGCCTCGACATCTGCGAGGGGCCGTTTCCGATCCGCTCGTTCACCGGCGATATCGGCGGGCGCGTGGCTCTGGGAGTCGGGCAGGGCAGTCTGGCGATTCTCGCGTTTTTGCCCGAGGCGGAGCGCGAAGAGATCATCCGCTTCAACGTGCCGCGCATTCGCGGCTACGGCGTGCTCGACGAAGTGTATTTGCGCACCGAGATCGAACGCGTGCGCCAGTTGGGCTACGCGGGCCGCAATAGCGGCGTGCTCGATGGTATGGCGGGCGTGGCGGTGCCGATTCTGGACCGCACGGGCGTGGCGGTGGCGGCGTTGAGCGTCGGCACGCTGGCCGCGCGTCTCGGCGACGATCGTCTGCCGATGGTGGTCGAATTGCTGCGGCGGCAGGCCGATGCGATCGGCCCGCAAACCAATCCTTTCGATGTCGCGTTGCGCCGGCCGATGCATGGCTTATCGCGAGCGATGACCACTGAGCGGATCACCGGCTGA
- a CDS encoding OprD family outer membrane porin, whose product MKDTRSKNRSKKTGAATFFYCAFTLPALTLAANAYADDGVTEPTSEASKTQTVAQTLSSPAQLAQTAQPTTTQQNNSSSKRRAEQGGQVRNDQPDTTNAIVNAEASQTVTPPAPPSSQAASKGFIADSHLNLQFRNYSDYFQAPNTIYRHAWVQGAQANFESGYTQGLIGFGIDASLFGALKLDGGNGAGNMVHVGKDGGGSQQLAWAYPGMYDIKGRISETVVKYGLQDVTNPFLEPHDNRALPPTFLGVSMVSNDLAHTELQAGSFTKVDARGHTNLTNLTTSYGGTRIDRLTYVGGTWHYAKNGEMALYVDQADDVWRQYYGSVAQSFGDPTTIKWSGLANIYSTHDTGASRQGHINSNAYSVSVSAQHGPHALLLGYQQVLGDQFFDYVNETNGIYLTNSMDVDYNAPHEQSLQLRYTFDGKYAGVPGLKAMFWGQYGWGADASAGAAENASPSAPLHDLYWKNGEPVHGHHHEFGFIPSYTLQSGRFKDTKVTFIAMWHNSQYHYSDGNNMEYRLVVNVPVKVF is encoded by the coding sequence ATGAAAGATACCCGATCAAAAAACCGGTCAAAAAAAACCGGAGCAGCAACGTTCTTTTACTGCGCATTCACGCTTCCCGCACTGACATTGGCTGCAAACGCGTATGCCGACGACGGCGTCACGGAGCCCACCTCCGAGGCGTCTAAAACTCAAACGGTCGCGCAAACGTTGTCGTCCCCCGCGCAACTCGCACAGACCGCGCAGCCCACAACCACGCAGCAAAACAACTCGTCCAGCAAGCGTCGCGCTGAACAAGGCGGCCAGGTGCGTAACGACCAGCCCGACACCACGAACGCCATCGTCAACGCAGAGGCCAGCCAGACAGTCACGCCGCCCGCGCCGCCGTCGAGCCAGGCGGCGAGCAAGGGTTTTATCGCGGACAGCCATCTGAATCTGCAGTTTCGCAACTACTCCGACTACTTCCAGGCACCCAACACGATCTACCGTCACGCGTGGGTCCAAGGCGCGCAGGCCAACTTTGAATCCGGCTACACGCAAGGACTGATCGGCTTCGGCATCGATGCGTCGCTGTTCGGCGCGCTCAAGCTCGACGGCGGCAACGGCGCGGGCAACATGGTGCACGTGGGCAAGGACGGCGGCGGTTCGCAGCAACTCGCGTGGGCGTATCCCGGCATGTACGACATCAAAGGACGCATTTCGGAAACAGTCGTGAAGTACGGCTTGCAGGACGTGACGAACCCGTTCCTCGAACCGCACGACAACCGCGCGTTGCCGCCGACCTTCCTCGGCGTCTCGATGGTCAGCAACGATCTCGCGCACACTGAGCTTCAGGCCGGCAGCTTCACCAAAGTCGACGCGCGCGGCCACACCAACCTGACCAATCTCACCACCTCGTACGGCGGCACGCGGATCGATCGCCTCACGTATGTGGGCGGCACGTGGCACTACGCGAAGAACGGCGAGATGGCGCTGTACGTCGATCAGGCCGACGACGTCTGGCGTCAGTACTACGGTTCTGTTGCGCAATCGTTCGGCGATCCGACCACCATCAAGTGGAGCGGTCTCGCCAACATCTACTCGACGCACGACACCGGCGCGTCGCGTCAGGGGCACATCAACAGCAATGCGTACAGCGTGTCGGTCTCCGCGCAGCACGGCCCGCATGCGCTGCTGCTCGGCTACCAGCAGGTGCTCGGCGACCAGTTCTTCGACTACGTCAACGAGACCAACGGTATCTACCTGACCAACTCGATGGACGTGGACTACAACGCGCCACACGAACAGTCGCTGCAATTGCGCTATACGTTCGACGGCAAATACGCCGGCGTGCCCGGGCTCAAGGCGATGTTCTGGGGGCAATACGGTTGGGGCGCGGATGCGTCGGCGGGTGCGGCGGAGAATGCCTCGCCTTCGGCGCCGCTGCATGATCTGTACTGGAAGAACGGCGAGCCGGTGCATGGCCACCATCACGAGTTCGGTTTCATTCCGAGCTACACGCTGCAAAGCGGACGCTTCAAGGACACGAAGGTTACGTTCATCGCGATGTGGCACAACAGCCAGTATCACTACTCGGACGGCAACAATATGGAGTACCGGCTGGTCGTGAATGTGCCGGTGAAGGTGTTCTAA